In Setaria italica strain Yugu1 chromosome IX, Setaria_italica_v2.0, whole genome shotgun sequence, the genomic stretch GGTACCATGTCATATGACCTGATATAACCAATATTGAGTGCAGGATGCATTGGAGTTCAGTTGGAGTTCAATTAGTAAAATTGATCAATACCATAATAGCTCAAAAAGAATATTAGGCAACAAACTAGTTGCATTATATAAATATGGCAAAAATTTATCACAGGATTCATTTCTTTACAGAATGAAAATTGCCATGATACAAAAACCAAGAATATAAAGGGCACCCAACCATCATTCTTACCAGACAAAGCATCGCACGTGTTGCTTCAGAAAAGAATGTAGTGCACGCAACCAGATTGTTCAGGTTGTTATCCTGAAAAGAACAAGAACTTCAatattttgaaaaacaaaaaggCTCAAATCAGGGAGACAAATATCACAATACGTACAAGTCCAGGAGCAACCGCCAAGTGAAGGCTCATGAAAAGATTAGCTATCTCAGGAAGAGGCAGCGGTTTCACACCTTTTACCTGTTTGTTCACATAACAATAATTGTAATGAGAATCTTCCATTTTCCAGATCATGCAGAAGACAGCTTTTTTAACTCGGCTTATCCTCCACAATACAATTGAGGCCTTACCACTTCTTGAACCTTCAGCAAATGAACAGTTAGTGCCTTCCACTGGGGGAAAAATTCTTCAGGGCTAAGAGTTATAGGTTGCAAAAATTTATTCAAGACAACAGGGAGTCGAAGTTTGGCATCCACCTGCATAAGCAAAACAAGAAAAGCATTGTTACCTTGTGAGTCAAACATGGAAGCATGTGAACTTTGGGACACTCAGGAAAAAAATATAGTTGCATAGAAGAATCACCAGTGCAGTTCCAAACGTATATGAGAAATCAAGAACAGCAACATCTCTACTTGCACGGAGATTTGCGACCTCAAGAGGAACTTGCACCTACAGAAAGCAGAAAAGAATTGAAGTTAGACATGGAAGAAAACATTAAAGGTGCAAAAGCATTATACCGCATCAAATAATACCTGCGCTCTTGGAGGGATAGTATCTGGAACTGACGAGAGCTCCATTTTTAAATGACTAGGAGGTAAAATCAGAGCTCGCACTGACATAAGAGGTGAAGTATTTTTGTTCCCTAGGAACAGAACAAGACGACCATGATGGGCACGCCATTCCGCTTTCAAACCAATCTAGAAATAAAACATCCAGTAGGGAAAAAATTGTGTTGAAGGTAGGCAAGGATAAAAAATTACAGATATGGAAGTAATGGAACACAGTTGATTTATGAAAACCTGAATGTGAGGATCCTCATACAGCACTCCACTATCTTTTGTGCACAATATATGAAACTTCTCCTCAACATTGACAATCGGCTGTATAAAGTTAAATTCAGTTCACGAGCGTCAAATAGAAGAGAAGAGACAGCACTCAATTAGCATACAGCCAGATGAAGGAAATAGGAATAAACTAGTACCTGAACTGAGTTGGACTGATCCTCAAGGGTAGCTAGTGCCAAGTCACCTACTGGACTTTGATTGGCGTCCAATCCTTGGGCAGGATATTGCTCTACAGCAGGAGGGCCCTCAATCGCAAGAGGACCCAAAAGATCTGCTAGGAGGTCTGCGGGAGAAGTTGAACGGGATGTCGAAGGAGGTTCAACTTTAGTCTCATGGTTGGTCTCAGTAATGTTTGTGGCTTCGCTAACTTCAACAGGACCATTTTCTTTGGGAGCTTCGACGGGAGGGTTGGGAGCTTCTTCATAAGTTGCACTGCTCTCCTGACTATCAGTAACAGTTTGGCTTGGCATCTTCACAAGAGTTAGATGATTAGCTGCTGGCGTTGATCCATTTGCAGAGGGTTGATCAGCTACAACAAGAGCACTGGAAGTTTGTTGCTGACTTCGTAGCTTTATAGCACTCTGCTCTGCTGTGTCAACTTCAGCATCTTCAGCCTTCTTCAGCAAAGCAGACTAGATATGACAAGTAAGCCCATAGTTATTTAAAAAGCCTTCTCAATGGAATAAATTGACCAAAATACAAGTGTATCGCATAAAATACGACTACAGAGGTGCTAGTTAGCAGTGCAAGTTTTTTTTCtggaacacgcaggagagctgcgcgtAATTTCAATAATAATAGAACAAAAAAGTGTTAGGTTACAGGCCCTAACTAACTGCAAGAATAGTTGGCCATGTAAGTTACCTCACGTTCCGGGAATTTTGGCATTTCGGCCAACACATCTGCCAAAGCAGAGCCTTTTCTGCTTAGTTCAAAATATTCAACTGCTCTCTGTTGTATTTCAACATCAATATAGCTCTCATACCTAGAATATAATGTAAGCAAGAGAACAAAAGTTTAACAACACATAATGTGATAGCACATCATTAAAGCTGTAACTGGAATCATTTATTACTTTTTAAATATTGTGAGGATTTGTTGCTGCAATCCAACATCAGGAGGTTGAGTGTGCATCAATATCTTGGCATAGGTTGAGAGAAGAATGGCAACAGTACTTGTCCTGAAGAAAATCAATAGTACATATATTACAACAGGACAGAAAATGACAAAAAAATTATTCAAGTAGGTGCTTCCACAACTTACGATACTGTCGGAAGTTTATCATTTATAATAGCAAACAGTTCCTTAGGGCTACAACCAGGTCTCCGGGCCAAAAGATGGCCATACTCTCCAAGAAGGTAAGCACTCACCTGTATTGGTGTGAAAGAAGTATAATGTAGTGCAATAAAGAAAATTGTAGGTACAAATAGGAAGTACAAGAAGCCGGACAGATTTCATTCCATTTTTGTAAACAAGTAAAGACAGAACAAATGTTCCAGTTTAATCAAGGCAATTTCATGtaatcaaaatatttattcaAAATAAAGGTAAGCATATGGTACTAAGGAGCGTATACCAGATTCCAATGAAAAACAACATCTAGTAGCTCTGTAAAGTCTTCATAATACAACAATTTGAGCTGATGAAAGAAATACCTTGACCATAGTCTCATGCATAGCAGGCTTATCAAGATATTCTCTCGCCTTTGCTGCAGCATATGGCtgataaaattgcaaaaatcgAACCATGACTCCAACAAACAAAAAGGAGAGGATTTAGTGCAACTAGATATACAAGCAAACCTGCAGATCTTCGTTGTTAGTGACAAATTGCACCACTCGATACCATATATCATCACTTACAAAATCTCCTGCTTTATCTATAAGCTGAAGAATAACATCAACATACCTGCACAAACACAATTTAGATATAGCAAAAACTTCAAGGAGATGATATTGCACAACTGAAAATGCACATCAAACTAATGACACAATTTGGTACAACTGTACCCTATCCTACATGAAATGTTAAAATCCAGTGCACAACTATGGGCACAGTAAAAAGCTGAACTTGATGGCAAACGATACTTCTACTCTTGGCTAGCAAATACCTCTAGAACGCAAACAGACACAAAAACATCAAATTCGGTATGGTACAATCTACAgtacaacagcaacaacaataaAACCTTCTAATTTCAATAAATTTGGAGTATAAAACCCCCAaaaaaattagcaagtttggtaTGGCACTGTCAGGAAATAATCTACCCCAATTGCAAATGTAAGTACAACCCTTCTGAGGCACTCATTCCGTCCCAGAATAAGTTTACTCATTCCCTCTGTCCCAAAGCTCAAGTTTGACCAGATTTATAGAGAAGAATATCAAACATCTATGACACCAAATATGTATACTATCAAAATACATTTTATGTTGAATCTAAttatacttatttggtatcataaacATTGATACATTTTTGTACAAATTTGGTCAAAGCTCGgatggtttgacttaggacaaagctAAAAGTGCATTTATTTTGGACAAAGGGAGTATTCCCTAAGCTTTAGTCATTCTACAGCTACAAATTTCGAATTTTAAACATTTCTCCCTAATTTTCCATGATTGAACGGTGCTCATGTTCTAATAAATAAATGCCTCTTTCCTGGTCTCTTTGCTTCTTGAACATAAggcaaaagaaggaaaaatgcgGAAATAAATAAGGACACCAAAGTCCTTTCATGTTGCGCCTTAATTATTGTGCCTAAAGCTAAAATGGTTTATATTTGCAAACAAAGGATAGTAAAATAAAACATGTTTATCCACTACAGTTCCAAAATAGAGATTGAGAATATGTTTCAGACGACTCAAGGCACAAATTGTCTTTATATCTACTTTGCATTCATTGTGTTGTGTACGCATCTTTATAAATTTAGACTAACATAATTATGTGTAGCTGTACTCCAAAACTCTTACTCATATGATGAGATTCAGTTAATTgactttttttctttccaaaatttacaGATTGTATCCTAGTTCAGTACATTTAGAAAGTCTGCGAGCATTAAAAGACATCAAACAAGTGCTGGTTCCTGAATAGTCACTCCTTATTAAGGTTATCAGATAACTGAGGCATGCATGGTGCAGAAATGTACTAACTTCTAACATGTAACATTGTGATTTCAACTGCCACACATATCGGGCATAAATGCCAATTTGCAACATACTAACTGGAAAACTGGGCTGATTCTGTCATCAAAACATTACCATGAAAGATCTGGAGCAAACTTCTCTGCAAGAATAGCTGCCTTCAGA encodes the following:
- the LOC101780687 gene encoding AP-2 complex subunit alpha-2, yielding MALSGMRGLSVFISDIRNCHNKEQERLRVDKELGNIRTRFKNEKGLSPYEKKKYVWKMLYIYMLGYDVDFGHMETVSLISAPKYPEKQVGYIVTSCLLNENNDFLRMVINTVRNDIIGRNETFQCLALTMVGNIGGKEFSESLAPDVQKLLISSSCRPVVRKKAALCLLRLYRKNPDVVNIDGWADRMAQLLDERDLGVLTSVMSLFVSLVSNNAEAYWNCLPKCVRILERLARNQDIPQEYTYYGIPSPWLQVKTMRALQYFPTIEDPNARRALFEVLQRILMGTDVVKNVNKNNASHAVLFEALALVMHLDAEKEMMSQCVALLGKFIAVREPNIRYLGLENMTRMLLVTDVQDIIKRHQAQIITSLKDPDISIRRRALDLLYGMCDVTNAKEIVEELLQYLNTAEFAMREELSLKAAILAEKFAPDLSWYVDVILQLIDKAGDFVSDDIWYRVVQFVTNNEDLQPYAAAKAREYLDKPAMHETMVKVSAYLLGEYGHLLARRPGCSPKELFAIINDKLPTVSTSTVAILLSTYAKILMHTQPPDVGLQQQILTIFKKYESYIDVEIQQRAVEYFELSRKGSALADVLAEMPKFPERESALLKKAEDAEVDTAEQSAIKLRSQQQTSSALVVADQPSANGSTPAANHLTLVKMPSQTVTDSQESSATYEEAPNPPVEAPKENGPVEVSEATNITETNHETKVEPPSTSRSTSPADLLADLLGPLAIEGPPAVEQYPAQGLDANQSPVGDLALATLEDQSNSVQPIVNVEEKFHILCTKDSGVLYEDPHIQIGLKAEWRAHHGRLVLFLGNKNTSPLMSVRALILPPSHLKMELSSVPDTIPPRAQVQVPLEVANLRASRDVAVLDFSYTFGTALVDAKLRLPVVLNKFLQPITLSPEEFFPQWKALTVHLLKVQEVVKGVKPLPLPEIANLFMSLHLAVAPGLDNNLNNLVACTTFFSEATRAMLCLIRVETDPQDRTQLRLTVASGDQYLTFELKEFIKEHLIDIPRTQAAPPPAPVQPQLPAAAPATYNDPGAMLAGLL